In the Pongo abelii isolate AG06213 chromosome 9, NHGRI_mPonAbe1-v2.0_pri, whole genome shotgun sequence genome, ATCATCACTGAATCCAGTCTCCACAAACCTATGTACTATTTCCTCTCTATGCTCTCAACCACTGACCTGGGCTTGTGTTTTTCGACACTAGTCACTATGCTGGGCATATTATGGTTCAATGCAAGACAGATCAGTTTCCACGCCTGTGTTGCCCAGATGTTCTTCATTCAACTTTTTACTGTCATGGAGTCCTCAGTGCTCCTGGCAATGGCCTTTGATCACTTCATTGCCATTTGTAACCCACTGAGGTATACTACCATCTTGACTGATTCCAGGATCGTCAAAGTATGGTTTGCCATCCTTGTCAGGGGGACCATGATCCTATTACCTCTGGCCCTACTTCTTAAACGTCTGTCCTTCTGCCGAAGTCATGTGCTCCATCATTCCTACTGTTTCCATCCTGATATCACCCAGCTCTCATGTTCTGACAATAAGAGCAACAGTGTTTTAGGACTCACTGCCCTCCTAGTTACTGCAGGAGTGGACTCCATCTTTAGTCTTCTCTCCTATATCCTGATTATTAAGACCGTCCTAAGCATTGCTTCCCCAGAGGAGCGGCATAAGGTCTTTAGCACTTGTATCTCCTACATAGGTTCTGTTGCCATTTTCTACATCCCTCTCATTAGTTTGTGCTTTGTCCATAGGTTTGGGAAAAGAGCGCCTCCTTATGCACACACTCTTATGGCCAATGCGTATTTGCTTATTCCACCAGGGATGAATCCTATTATTTATAGTGTGAAAACCAAGCAGATCCATAGGGCcgttaaaaaaatcttttttcccaAGGAATCTGTGTGGTGACTCTAATACTTCTGAAATAAAATCTACTCCCTTCTTATCAACTCCAAGACATAGTGTTTAATCAATAATCCCTTATATCAGTGAcctcacattttttttaagtagaaggtTGCATAGGGGATGCAGTTTGGTGGagatttattctttatatttaataGAATTACTATTAATCTACTCTTAAGGGATGAACAATGAAATAtcttaatattatgaaaatgttccTAAAGGTTTGGAAGTATGAATAATAATGGCTGAAATGAGCACTTTCTTCATGAGACCAAACCTCCAAAATTACATGTAAAACAGTAAGTCATATATTCCgttctatttgatttttaaatatacctaataaaattattaagcgttttttactttttgattaaATTAGAACTATTGTCTATTActctgaaatataatttaatcaccactgattcattcattcatttactgagGGTCTACTATTGCCAGATGCTGAACAATATTACAGAGtggcagaaacaaacaaaatattgttataatttttgaaatacacAGATTAAAAAACAACCATTCAAAATCTAATTACTATGTAATATGTTAGGATATATAGATACTGGCAACAGGAGTAATAAGAATATATAAGACAAATGTTAAATCCAGCCTGGGAACCATCACAATGTGTTGTTTGAGCTATAAGGTAAGGGGAGAGATCCATTTCTGTAATGATAGCATGAGGAGCTCTGAGGACACACTATTCGAGGGAACGACCATAAACAGtgaggtacacacacacacacgcacgcatgtatatctatatatatagctatacaaccatatagatatatacacacacacacatatatagtgatatagacataaacatttaaattctCTGGAAATTGCTCTAAGGGCATACAGTCAATGAAAAACAATTCaagaaaatgtattaaatcaTTGTAAAAACAGTGAGATTCTGTGGTGCTTGAACTAAAGCCAGCTTTGGCCCTTTCCTTCCCCACAGCTAGGCATACTGATAGCTGATAGCTCCACTCCAAGTAGGTGTAGCCAAGAACACAGGGCTTTCTCCTTCTTCCCCCAGACCCTCCTCAGTTCTCAGTCTAGACCACCAGTATGTCTCACCCCAGCTCCATATTGCAGAAGCTAACCTCCAAGTGAGTGTAGCCAAGAGGTCAGTGACTCCCTTCATCCACCCAGCCCTCATAGCTGTACGCCAGGCATAGCTGTCAGAAAATACTGGGGCCCCATCACCCTTTCCCCAGCTCAATCCTAAGCTGCAGTACTCATGCCAAGAGATACAAGCTGAAAATATGATATGCTATTCTGCCTATGCCCTGCTTATGTAAAAGGAGTTTAAGTTCAAGAGGAAAGGGACACAggg is a window encoding:
- the LOC100459687 gene encoding olfactory receptor 51F2-like, with the protein product MSSFFSITSSSLIFFLTGVPVLEVAHAWISIPFCCLYITALSGNGIILFVIITESSLHKPMYYFLSMLSTTDLGLCFSTLVTMLGILWFNARQISFHACVAQMFFIQLFTVMESSVLLAMAFDHFIAICNPLRYTTILTDSRIVKVWFAILVRGTMILLPLALLLKRLSFCRSHVLHHSYCFHPDITQLSCSDNKSNSVLGLTALLVTAGVDSIFSLLSYILIIKTVLSIASPEERHKVFSTCISYIGSVAIFYIPLISLCFVHRFGKRAPPYAHTLMANAYLLIPPGMNPIIYSVKTKQIHRAVKKIFFPKESVW